One Bosea sp. 685 DNA segment encodes these proteins:
- a CDS encoding OmpA family protein, producing the protein MATQGAERFDDVRSRREERRDGDVTIIREPGRTIIRDDDRVIIRRDETQAFRDLGFQGRTERLGDENRNVFERPDGTRIVTITDQDGRLIRRTRLDRNGEEYVIIDNTRRDRPNDRFSDEIVVLPPPPLPMPRERYIVDAERADERLIYETIMAPPIAAIPRRYTLDEVRYSPDLRARMRSVDIDTVTFETGSWAIAPDQAQRLATIAQSIRQGLQGSPNEVFLVEGHTDAVGSDIDNLSLSDRRAQSVAEILTRDFGVPAENLTTQGYGEQYLKVATQEPSRENRRVTLRRITPLLAGR; encoded by the coding sequence ATGGCGACGCAAGGAGCGGAGCGCTTCGACGATGTCCGCAGCCGACGCGAGGAACGGCGCGACGGCGACGTCACGATCATCCGCGAACCCGGCCGCACGATCATTCGCGACGACGACCGCGTGATCATCCGCCGCGACGAGACGCAGGCCTTCCGCGATCTCGGTTTTCAGGGTCGAACCGAGCGCCTGGGCGACGAGAACCGCAACGTCTTCGAGCGGCCCGACGGCACGCGCATCGTCACCATCACCGACCAGGATGGCCGCCTGATCCGCCGCACGCGGCTCGACCGCAACGGTGAGGAGTACGTGATCATCGACAACACCCGCCGCGATCGGCCCAATGACCGCTTCTCGGACGAGATCGTCGTGCTGCCGCCGCCACCGCTGCCGATGCCGCGCGAGCGCTATATCGTCGATGCCGAGCGAGCCGATGAGCGTTTGATCTACGAGACGATCATGGCCCCGCCTATCGCCGCGATCCCGCGCCGCTACACGCTCGACGAGGTGCGCTATTCGCCCGATCTGCGGGCGCGGATGCGCAGCGTCGACATCGATACGGTGACCTTCGAAACAGGCTCCTGGGCCATCGCGCCGGACCAGGCGCAGCGGCTCGCCACCATCGCCCAGTCGATCCGGCAGGGGCTGCAGGGCTCGCCCAACGAGGTCTTCCTGGTCGAGGGGCATACCGACGCCGTCGGCTCCGACATCGACAACCTGTCCTTGTCGGACCGCCGCGCTCAATCGGTCGCGGAAATCCTGACCCGCGACTTCGGCGTGCCCGCCGAGAACCTGACGACCCAGGGCTATGGCGAGCAATATCTCAAGGTCGCGACGCAGGAGCCCTCGCGCGAGAACCGGCGCGTGACGCTGCGACGGATCACGCCGCTGCTGGCCGGGCGCTGA
- the thiC gene encoding phosphomethylpyrimidine synthase ThiC — protein sequence MNAHTKPAKNSIKTAPKFGAPTGVTTGPIIGSRKIYVPTPEDASIRVPFREVVLTTDAEPPVRIYDPSGPFTETDARIDLNQGLPQPRRAWLDARDFDAIAGREVTAADNGNISPENLVPACPAERSVLTAKPGQMATQFEFARAGIITPEMIYVAHRENLGRAAMLEGARERHADGESFGASVPEFVTAEFVRSEIARGRAIIPANINHPELEPMAIGRNFLVKINANIGNSAVTSGAAEEVEKLVWAIRWGADTVMDLSTGRNIHNIRSWILRNSPVPIGTVPIYQALEKVGGDPVKLDWEVFKDTLIEQAEQGVDYFTIHAGVRLPYVPLTASRVTGIVSRGGSIMARWCLAHHKESFLYERFDEICEIMRRYDVSFSLGDGLRPGSIADANDRAQFAELETLGELTKVAWDKGCQVMIEGPGHVPMHKIKENMDKQLRECGEAPFYTLGPLTTDIAPGYDHITSGIGAAMIGWFGCAMLCYVTPKEHLGLPNRDDVKTGVITYRIAAHAADLAKGHPAAKLRDDAVSRARFDFRWEDQFNLALDPDTARAYHDETLPKDVHKVAHFCSMCGPKFCSMKITQDLRAEVLAMGENERIALDQAAAQIETERHAGMAAKSQEFLSKGGNLYLPAAE from the coding sequence ATGAATGCCCACACCAAGCCCGCCAAGAACAGCATCAAGACCGCGCCCAAGTTTGGTGCACCGACCGGCGTCACCACCGGCCCGATCATCGGTTCGCGCAAGATCTATGTGCCGACGCCGGAGGACGCGTCGATCCGGGTGCCGTTCCGCGAAGTCGTGCTGACGACCGACGCAGAGCCACCGGTGCGCATCTACGACCCGTCGGGGCCCTTCACCGAGACCGATGCCAGGATCGACCTGAACCAGGGCCTGCCGCAGCCACGCCGCGCCTGGCTTGACGCGCGCGATTTCGACGCCATTGCCGGCCGCGAGGTCACCGCCGCCGACAATGGCAACATCTCGCCCGAGAACCTGGTGCCGGCCTGCCCGGCTGAGCGATCGGTGCTGACGGCCAAGCCCGGCCAGATGGCGACGCAGTTCGAGTTCGCCCGCGCCGGGATCATCACTCCCGAGATGATCTATGTCGCGCATCGCGAAAACCTTGGCCGCGCCGCCATGCTCGAAGGCGCCCGTGAGCGCCATGCCGATGGCGAGAGCTTTGGCGCCAGCGTGCCGGAATTCGTCACGGCGGAATTCGTGCGCAGCGAGATCGCGCGCGGCCGCGCCATTATTCCCGCCAACATCAACCACCCGGAACTCGAGCCGATGGCGATCGGCCGCAACTTCCTGGTCAAGATCAACGCCAATATCGGCAATTCCGCCGTCACCTCCGGCGCCGCCGAAGAGGTCGAGAAGCTGGTCTGGGCGATCCGCTGGGGCGCCGACACGGTCATGGACCTGTCGACCGGGCGCAACATCCACAACATCCGCTCCTGGATCCTGCGCAACTCGCCTGTCCCGATCGGCACCGTACCGATCTACCAGGCGCTGGAGAAGGTCGGCGGCGACCCGGTCAAGCTCGACTGGGAGGTGTTCAAGGACACGCTGATCGAGCAAGCCGAGCAGGGCGTCGACTACTTCACCATCCATGCCGGCGTCAGGCTGCCCTATGTGCCGCTGACAGCGTCCAGGGTGACCGGCATCGTCTCGCGCGGCGGTTCGATCATGGCACGCTGGTGCCTGGCGCATCATAAGGAAAGCTTCCTCTACGAGCGTTTCGACGAGATCTGCGAGATCATGCGCCGCTATGACGTCTCGTTCTCACTCGGCGACGGCTTGCGTCCGGGCTCGATCGCTGACGCCAATGACCGTGCCCAGTTCGCCGAGCTTGAGACGCTGGGCGAGCTCACCAAGGTCGCCTGGGACAAGGGCTGCCAGGTGATGATCGAGGGCCCCGGCCATGTGCCGATGCACAAGATCAAGGAGAATATGGACAAGCAATTGCGCGAATGCGGCGAGGCGCCCTTCTACACGCTTGGACCGCTGACCACCGACATCGCGCCGGGCTACGACCACATCACCTCAGGGATCGGGGCTGCGATGATCGGCTGGTTCGGCTGCGCCATGCTCTGCTATGTCACGCCCAAGGAGCATCTCGGCCTGCCCAACCGCGACGACGTCAAGACCGGCGTCATCACCTACCGGATCGCGGCCCATGCCGCCGATCTCGCCAAGGGTCATCCGGCGGCCAAGCTCCGCGACGATGCGGTCAGCCGCGCACGCTTCGACTTCCGCTGGGAAGACCAGTTCAACCTGGCACTCGACCCCGACACCGCCCGCGCCTATCACGACGAAACCTTGCCGAAGGACGTGCACAAGGTTGCGCACTTCTGTTCGATGTGCGGGCCAAAGTTCTGCTCGATGAAAATCACGCAGGATCTGCGCGCCGAGGTCCTCGCCATGGGCGAGAACGAGCGCATCGCACTTGACCAGGCGGCGGCGCAGATCGAAACGGAAAGGCATGCGGGCATGGCCGCGAAATCCCAGGAATTTCTCTCGAAGGGCGGCAATCTCTACCTGCCGGCAGCGGAATGA
- a CDS encoding hydroxyethylthiazole kinase codes for MTTDVTHLDAARVAAVLARVTAQRPRVQCLTNTVAQNITANMLLAFGAIPSMAIHVDEVAAMADGAGAILINIGTINAESELAIPKLLEVARDKAKPLVFDPVFVELSPLRQHVAREVLRLRNIVVRGNATEMAALEDTLRAAHEHNLTLVTTGKIDRIEGPSGAFSVAHGHPLMTKVTGVGCAAGALIAAACAVESNPALAAAAALTAYGIAGEIAAERSNGPGSFAVELIDALAGIDEATLRARMGEAG; via the coding sequence ATGACCACGGACGTCACCCATCTTGATGCCGCCCGCGTCGCCGCCGTGCTGGCGCGCGTGACGGCGCAGCGGCCGCGCGTGCAATGCCTGACCAATACGGTGGCGCAGAACATCACGGCCAACATGCTGCTCGCCTTCGGGGCGATTCCCTCGATGGCGATCCATGTCGACGAGGTCGCGGCGATGGCCGATGGCGCGGGCGCGATCCTGATCAATATCGGCACGATCAACGCCGAGAGCGAGCTCGCCATTCCCAAGCTGCTCGAGGTGGCGCGCGACAAGGCCAAGCCGCTGGTCTTCGACCCCGTCTTCGTCGAGCTCTCGCCCCTGCGCCAGCATGTGGCGCGCGAGGTGCTGCGCTTGCGCAACATCGTGGTGCGCGGCAACGCGACCGAGATGGCGGCGCTCGAAGACACGCTCCGAGCCGCGCACGAGCACAATCTGACGCTGGTCACGACCGGCAAGATCGACCGCATCGAAGGTCCGTCCGGCGCGTTCTCGGTCGCGCATGGCCACCCCCTGATGACGAAGGTCACCGGCGTCGGCTGTGCGGCCGGCGCCCTGATCGCGGCAGCTTGCGCGGTCGAGAGCAACCCGGCCCTGGCGGCGGCGGCGGCGTTGACCGCCTACGGCATCGCCGGCGAGATCGCCGCCGAACGCAGCAATGGCCCAGGCAGCTTCGCTGTCGAACTGATCGACGCGCTGGCGGGCATCGATGAAGCCACGCTGCGGGCTCGGATGGGAGAAGCGGGTTGA
- the thiE gene encoding thiamine phosphate synthase codes for MSVDILLYGLVDPQIARGRSLADLARAAAKGGATLIQYRAKHASTREMVREARAIHAALAGTGVPLLINDRIDVALAAGAEGVHLGADDMELADARRLLGETAIIGATLGEASELPYLASARIDYACIGPVFATQHKDDADIPLGLDGYTALRRQAAEALGPLPVGAIAGINAANASSVMAAGADGVAVIGAMFGTDDVEGATRALRAAVER; via the coding sequence TTGAGCGTCGATATCCTGCTCTACGGTCTGGTCGATCCGCAGATCGCCAGGGGCCGCTCGCTTGCCGACCTCGCCCGGGCAGCGGCCAAAGGCGGCGCGACGCTGATCCAGTACCGCGCCAAGCACGCCTCGACGCGCGAGATGGTGCGCGAGGCCCGAGCGATCCATGCTGCGCTCGCCGGCACCGGCGTGCCGCTGCTGATCAACGACCGCATCGATGTCGCTTTGGCGGCCGGCGCGGAGGGCGTGCATCTGGGCGCCGACGACATGGAGCTTGCCGACGCCCGCCGCCTGCTCGGCGAGACCGCGATCATCGGCGCGACGCTGGGAGAAGCCTCGGAATTGCCTTACCTCGCCTCCGCGCGCATCGACTATGCCTGCATCGGCCCGGTCTTCGCCACGCAGCACAAGGACGATGCCGACATCCCGCTCGGCCTCGACGGCTACACCGCGCTGCGGCGGCAGGCAGCCGAGGCGCTGGGCCCGCTCCCGGTCGGAGCGATCGCCGGCATCAATGCGGCCAACGCCTCCTCGGTGATGGCCGCCGGCGCGGACGGGGTCGCCGTAATCGGTGCGATGTTCGGGACTGACGATGTCGAGGGCGCGACGCGGGCATTGCGGGCGGCGGTCGAGAGGTGA